GGGGAAGGACAGGATGGGGGGGGAGTTTGAGTGTTTGCAAGAACGTCACCCCCACCCCAGCCTTCCCCCGTCAAGGGGGAGGGGGCTTTTGTGCGGCTGCAGGGCCTTTGAATCTTTTCTTGCCTGTTTGGCGCTGCCAAATCACCGAGGAAAAAATCCGTTCCGGAAAGACAGATTGAGGGGATGTGTTAATAGTGGGAGTGGAGGTTGGTTTACCTGCGACCGGATGAATGTGGAGCGGCGGGCGATCCCAACTCCGTTTTTTTCAATTGGGGGAAAGGATTTTCTTTTTAGAAAGGACACTTCTTGATGAAACGTATTTTTACCATTTTATTCACCCTTGTGTTTTTGGCGGGAATGGCCCAGGCCGGTTGGTTTGACGACAAACTGAAGGGCGCCCTGCAAAAAGCCGGGGAGAGGGGCATTGAAGAAGCGGTTGACGGAGCCTATGAAGGCGGAAAAAACGCCGGCAAAGAGGCTATAGAGGAAGCGCAGGAAGAGGATGAAGAGGAAATGACCCAGGAGGACATGGAAAACCTGAAGGCGTACCAGCAGTCCTCCCAGAGCTATCAGACGCAAGCCCAGCCGGCGGCGATTGAACCCTCTCCGGCGCAAGGCGTGATCGAGGAAATCGACCGGGACTCCATCAACATGAAGGAGGGAAACTGGAAGACCACCATGATCATGCAGGCCAACGGCTTTACCATGCCGCCCCAGAATTACACCACCTGCCTGACCCGGGAGAACATCGT
The Desulfatibacillum aliphaticivorans DSM 15576 DNA segment above includes these coding regions:
- a CDS encoding DUF3617 domain-containing protein; the encoded protein is MKRIFTILFTLVFLAGMAQAGWFDDKLKGALQKAGERGIEEAVDGAYEGGKNAGKEAIEEAQEEDEEEMTQEDMENLKAYQQSSQSYQTQAQPAAIEPSPAQGVIEEIDRDSINMKEGNWKTTMIMQANGFTMPPQNYTTCLTRENIVPQEKPDDGECRITGLKAKGDTVYWTMECIDPESATYSQGEITYHGKTFEGTVVITVKPKEGGMMTMHNSMKGQYLGPCPE